DNA sequence from the Deltaproteobacteria bacterium HGW-Deltaproteobacteria-2 genome:
CTTTGACATCAAAGGCGCGCTTGAGTTGTGCGAAGTGCCTTACGAAGATGTGAAAAATCTTTGCAGAGAAATGTCCGTCAGAAAGTGGTGTGTTCACACTGATCTCGGCATACTCATGAACCGGCACAGCACGGTGGTATCCTATCTCGCAATGATTCTGGGAGCGCTGTGCGGCAGACTGTGCGTTCCCGGCGGTAATGTCATTACAGGCACTCTCATCCCACTGGGGTCGCACACTGACGATGATGATCCAAAAACATGGCGCACACAGGTTACCGATATCCCCGCAGTAATCGGCTTCCATCCACCCAATGTCCTACCTGAAGAGATTCTAAGCGATCATCCGAAACGTCCCCGTGCGGTCATTAACTGTGCTTCTAATCCTCTGCGCTCCTACGCTGACACCACTGCCTACGAAAAAGCTTTCGCGAAGCTCGACCTCCTTGTCGTGATCGAGCTGTCGATGACCGAGACCGCGGCACTCGCTCATTACGTACTTCCATCGCGTTCTGGTCTGGAGAGTTGGGATACCACATTTTTCCCATGGACATACCCTGAAATATATTCTCAATTCAGACAGCCTGTAGTAACGCCACAAGGCGAAAGAAAAGAATGCGGGCAGATTTACACCGGTATCGCCAGAGCAACTGGCCTTTTGCCCGAAATACCCGCGTATCTTACCGAGGCGGCAGGTCAAGATAAGGATCTCTTTGATTACTCCCTCGCATTTCTCGCCTTTATGGGCAAGAACCCCCTGAAGCTTCTCATCATGTTAGCCAAAGACGATTTCTGGTCGCAACTGGAAGCCAAGGGAGCATTTGAATCACTGCAGATTATACCATTTGTTCTGGCTGAGACCCTCGGTAAAAAATACGATTCGGCGAATCTTGCAACTCTCTTCGGCGTGATTATGTCTATGCCAAACAATTTAAGAAAAAGTGCTGCACGCATTGGCATCAAGGCACCTTTTTTCGCTTCGATACTCCTTGAACCGGAAAAGATTTTACGCGCATTTACCGCGGCGCTTCGGTACCGGAGCATCATGCCTTTCGCGGCGCTTACACCGCAGGTGCGCTTCAGCGAAAAACTTTTTCAGGAATTATTATCTCACCCTGAGGGAATGTGGATAGGGAAACTGGACATTGAAGGCAACATGAAAGAAGTAAGAACCGAAGATAAAAAGATAAACCTTTATATTCCAAAATTAGAGGAATGGCTCAAGAGTATCGATCCCCAATCGGAAAAGAAAGCGCTTGTTCCCTCGCCGGAATATCCTCTTATACTCAACGCCGGACGCCACACGAAAAACGTCGCAAACACTCTCATGCGCGATGCCGCGTGGCTTAAAGGGAAGCGTGCCTGTACCCTCGCAATCAATCCGGGAGATGCGCAGGCACTGGGCATTGCTGACGGAGAGCAGGTAAGAATTGTAACCGAAGCCGGCGTTGAGACCATCGAAGCGGAACTGAGTGATTCAACAAGAAAAGGACAGGTGCTTATTCCTCATGGCTTCGGCCTTGTCCAAAACGGCAAGGCCTACGGCATCAATGTAAATCGCCTAACGAAAAACTCTTATCGTGACCGGTTACTGGCGACACCTCTGCATCGTTACGTACCGTGCCGTGTCGAGAAACTGAGTTGAAGGGCATGAATAATGGCAGCAAGTTCTTAAAGGTTCCAGTATCAAGGAGGATATAAATGACACAACCAGAGAAACGATCTTTAGCAACTCTTGAGCCGTTGTTTTTTGGACTGGTTATGCGGGTGCTTTGTGGTATTGGTTGCTTTATCTTGATTTGGATCATCGGCGTGGATACATTAACGCTAATAGGTGTCGCTGCTTTGGCGATTTTGGGTGTTTCCCTTATCGTTGGAGCAATCGTGCGGAATCCCGGATGCGAAATCACAGCAATTCCCAACCTGTTTCTTTCCAAGAAAAAACAGGTTCATTGCATATGACCGATCTGGACACCCTTGGACAGGGTGGAACACAGCATGAGGCGCCTTAAAGATGGGCGTGACGATCAAACCAACTAAAACGCCAATGAAACTGACTAGTGTTCTGTCACTAGTAGCTTAGAGCATCAGGCGTTGTCCGACATTGGGGGTATTATGATCTGTTACTGTTTTCAATACACTGAAATGGATATAAGAAAAGACGTATTTCAAAACAATGGTCAGTCCCCATTGTTGGATAGAATTATTGCGGAAAGAAAACAAGGAACCTGCCAGTGTGATATAAAAAATCCTAAAGGGACTTGATGCATAGACGACGTCCGCCGTGTTGTGGACATTGCCATCAATGACTTAAAAAATAGTAGCCTCTAGCGCAATAAGTCTGTTATTTTTTGTTTTCAATTTCTTTGAGAAGCTTTCTGGCCCCAGGCCAGTCATATAATTCAGAATCCCAGTAATAAGTCGGATTTTTTGTCGATAAGCATCGGTTAAGTTCGTCCCGTCCTTTATTGTATTTCTTGAGATTTACATAAGCCTTACCAAGATTCACGCTGGCAAGGGTAAGATTCGGATCTTTCTTCACCGCTTCTTCAGCATATTTTTCGGCTTTTTTATTGTCAGTCATCGGCCACGGCAATCCCAAATATATGGCAGCAAGCACGGCGTTAGACAGTATGGCAAATCTGTGATCAGGATTGATGCTGATCGTTTTTTCAAATTCTCTTTTTGACTTGTTTACCAATCCAACGCCACTGAATATGCCGGAGAGTTCGGCTAGTCTCACATATGCCAACCCGGCCCAGTAATGTCCTCCGCTCGATTGCGGGTCAAGCTGTATCGCTTTTTGTGAATAACTTAATGTCTCCTTATAAAGCTGTTCGCGTTTGTCCTTATCACGTTCTTCATCAGCCTTTTTAAAGGTCATCTCGGCAACTTTCCACGATAGAAGTTCTTTATTTTGAGGATATTTTTCAAGAGCATTTTTATATAAGACAATGCCTTTATCAAGACTGGTTTTATCTTTATGCATTACACTCAACAACTGCCAACCCTGCTCTAATATTTCCTGTACATCTTTGTCGCTGGAAACGTCCGGTGATTTAGCGTAAATCGGCACAGCTATGAAAATTGCCAGTATAAAGATAAAAAGTTGAATCAGTTTGCTTTTATTTTTCATAACGATTCTCCTTATGTTTTATTTTCAAAAATGTTGTCTCGTATTTGTTAGAGGTTACTATTACCAATGCTATTTTCATAAATACTGATAATTAAGTCAATAAAAATATGCATATTTCTTTTTACCACTTCATCCAATGTGAGTATTGCGACACAGTTTAAAACAGTTGATTGAAGTTTTCAGAAATTTATATTGCATTGACATACAAGATTGTTGTTCTTATAATATCTCCAGTTAATAACAACAAACTAAAAAACGGAGAAAAAACTATGGCTAGTAAAATAATTAAAAATATAAGCTACTTATCTATACATTGGTCGAAGTTTTTTCTTCTTGCAGCTATTTTCTTGCTAAGTTCCTGTTATTACTACCCGAATGAGCAGGTTGTTACGCAACCCGCACAGAATCAACAAAATATTACTGCCGTTACGCAAATTTATTTTTATCCGACTAAAGGACAATCAACCGAAAAACAATCGCGCGATCACTACGCATGTTATAACTGGGCCGTGGAGCAAACCGGCTTCGATCCTAGCGCGTCATCAATTGCTCCCGAACAGCGCGTCCGGGTTGTGCCCATGCCGCCGCCAGGTCATGATACCGTAATCATGTCCATTGCCGGAGCTGTTTTGGGCGCGCTAATCGGAGGACATCATCACTCAGGAGAAGGAGCTTTAATCGGAGCGGCCAGCGGTGCTATGGCGGGAGCTATCTCTGACGCAGCACGTGCGGAATCAGCAAGGCAGATGGAAGAAGCTTATCAGAATCGCGATCAGGCACGTGATCTGCACAAGGAAAAAATGGCTCTGCAGTTTCGCCGGGCAATGTCGGCTTGCATGGAAGCTCGCGGATATACCGTAAAATAGCTAAAAAAGGAGGATCCTGTCATGCTATGTAATTTTAATTTGAAAAAATATTTGGCCATTGCGCTGTCCATAATTATGCTGTTAGCAATTAGTATTTCCGGTTTTGCTGAAGCGTGGCAACGGGGAGGATCCAAAGGGCCCGGGCGAGCACCGGCACAGTCTGTCAGAAAGGCGCCTGCCCCTCAGCAAAGAAGTTTTGTTGATTCTCGTTTTAGACACAACCGGTCTTATCCGGCACGCGGAGAATCATTCAGAAGCATTCCCAGAGATCATAGAATAGTAAGACATAATAACTCGAGGTACTACCATCATCACGGAGTGTGGTACCATCATTATGGCGGAAGATATGTCGTGGTTGCTCCACCCATTGGATTGTTTGTCCCATTTCTACCTCTTTTTTACACATCTGTATGGTTTCACGGTATGCCTTACTACTACGCGAATGACACCTATTACACGTCAACACCGGGAGGTTATGTTGTTGTTGAGCCGCCTCAGGGCGAGGTAAGTGAAGAACCTCCGGCCTCCAGTGAAAGTATGGAAAATAAACTTTTTGTTTATCCCCGTAAAGGCCAGAGCCAGGAACAACAGGACAATGATCGTTATGAATGCCATAAATGGTCGGCAGACCAGACAAATTACGATCCGACGGCAGTAATCCCCCAGGGAATGTCTGCTAATCAGGCAACGCAGGCACGGGCGGATTATCAAAGGGCTATGGCAGCATGCCTTGATGGCCGCGGATATACTGTAAAATAAAGGTTAAAGGTTAGAGGGATAGTTTATTTTTTATTAAACAATCCCTCTACTCCTTCTAAAACTTTTTGCTGATCGTATTCGCCATCATAATAATTAATTGTGCCGTCTTTTATGGCGATTTCACCCGCGGCAACAGCCACGGGAATATCATCCGCACCCATTTCTCCTAATTTCCATTTTGCTAGTTTATTAAAATATTTATGACTCAATTAACGAGTCGCCATATTAACTATTTGTTGATCAAAATAATTACAGGACATCCCGGCATCAACCACAATACCGGTGGCATTAATCCCGCTGGAAACTGGAGAAAGAAGGAATATCAGGGTGTTCGCGACTTCTTCTGTCTTGAGAGCAGCTTTCCGGAGAGTTAACTGTTCGGCAAAAAGATAATTATTAACATATCCCGGAATGCCGGCGGACGCCGACGTTTTCAATGGTCCCGCGCAGACCGCGTTTACCCTGACTTTGGATATTTCCGATAATGATTTCGCTAAGAATGCCACTGTGGCATCAAGAGCGGCCTTGATTGGTCCCATATAACCGTAAGCGGTCGCCCGGGTGTTGCTGATGGAAATGGTGACAATGGAAGCTTCTTCTTCAAAAGAATTTTTCAAGGCATTTGTTATTGCCACCAGTGAAAAACAGGAAATATTTGTTGCTTGAAGAAAATCCTCTGTCTTGGTTTCATGAAACGGTTTAATTCCCTCGCTGTAATTGGCAAAAGCTATGGAATGGACAAAGCCGGAAAGCCTGATATTATTTTTTTTAAAATACTCACCTAACTGACGAATACTTTCACCACTTTCCACGTTACATATTAGAATAGTGCTGTCAGGAAAAAGCTTTTGGGCCTTGAGGCGATTTTCTTCATTTTGCACGGAAAAAATTACCTCCGCACCGTTATCGATCAGGCCTTTAGCGACGAAGAAAGCGACGCTTTTTTTATTGGCAACACCGGTCACCAGAAATGTTTTTTCTGAAACTTTTAAAAAATCCATATTAACCTCTTAATTTTCCGGCGGGAGAAGCGCCGCCTGAAATATGATTTTTAAAATAAGTTTGTCATCTATCCGAATCGTTCCGCTCATATAAAAAGCGTTATCAATTTTATCATCAAGCGTTACCGTAATGGTCAGCGTATCACCGGGCCGGGCAAAGTTTTTAAACTTAGTATCTTTTATCCGTGTGACGACACCTAATCCCGGCAGATTGCTTGCCCCCATTAAAATGGCGCCTGTCTGAAAACAGGCTTCGCACAACAAAACGCCGGGCATAATGGGATTGCCGGGGAAATGGCCCTGGAAATAAAATTCATCCTCTCTCAGTATCCTCTGCGTTGTTATGGAATTGCCTTCCTTGCTAATAATCTTATCGACAAAAAGAAACGGCGGCCGTTGAGGAATAGCGGCAAGAACATCTTCCATTTCCATTACAACCCTCCTGCTACATTGATGGATGTTCCGGTAATATAAGAAGCCTGCCTGCTGGCCAAGAATAAAACCGCATGGGCCACATCTTCCACGCTGCCGAAACGTTTCTGCGGAATCATCTTGAGATATTCTTTTCTCTGTTCTTCGGGCAGGTCACCGATTAGTTCCGTATCAATGAACCCCGGTGCAACACAGTTTACGGTAATTCCCTTTTTCGCCACCTCTTTGGACAATGATTTGGTCAACGCCAGTTGTCCGGCTTTGGAAGCCGCGTAATTGGCCTGTCCCTGAAAGCCGATATCTCCGCCCAGAGAACTGATATTGATAATTCTTCCGAAACGATTGGTCATAAAGCGCGATATGATTTCCCGCGACATGTAGAAAGTTCCAGTAAGATTAATATCCAGAACATTCTTCCATTGTTCATCACTCATCAAAGCAGCAATCGCATCCTGCCTTATTCCCGAATTATTAACCAGAACTTCCAGCGAAGGATATTTTTCATCCAGGTATTTGAAAAAAACTTTGACCTCTTTTGAAGAAGAAACATCATATTTTTGAATATCGATTCTTGACGCATATTGTTCATTTTTATTTTTAAATTCACTAGCGGCAGCATCGTTGGATGAATAGGTGGAGATAACCGTCGCACCGGCTTGAAGAAATGCTAAAGAAATTCCCGCTCCGATACCACGGGTGCCGCCTGTGACGATAACTCTCTGATTGCTGAAATCAAACATAGCATCACCTCAGTTTAATTTTTGTTGAAACTCCAATTCCGAAAGCGCAGCGTAGCGGAATTGGTAAGTTGAACAATCCCGCACAGCGGAGGGCAGGAATCCCACGGTTACGTTGGTGTTCCTGTCCGTGATTCCAAATAACTTTCCACTTCGTAAGACTGGATAACTCCATAATTGGCGGCGCCCAGCCATCCGGACATAATAATGCCGACGGAACCGGTATGAAATAAACCTTTGATTTCTTTGTCCAGTCCCATGGAAATCTCCAACCCCTCATGCTTGGTTCCGAAAGATGACCCCTTTTCGTGGTGAGTATATCTCTTGATGGTCAGGGGCGTTGCCGACTCGATATAATCAATTTTTTTACCGATGCCCGGAATAACTTTTTCCAGACTTATCAGCGTTGCCTTAATCAGCTCTTCTTTCTTTGCTTTATACTCTTCCTTGCTTAAGTTTACCCAGTTTTCGTAACGCGCGTTGGTGGAAGAAACTATTGAATATCCGGCATTTTTCAACTGCGGTCTGAGTCGTGGATAGTAAAGGGAAAAGGTGCGGCTTGTCGTATCCATGGACAGTAGTTCATCTGTCTGAAATTCTTTTGCCTCCGAGTAAAATATCAGATCACCTATATCATCGAGGGCCTCACCTTCTTTAATTCCCATATAAACCTGGCAGGAACTGGTGTTGAGTCTGACTTTTTTAACCTTTTCCATAAATGAGGGTGTAAAGTTTTCCGCGCCGACCAGGTTGAAAATTGTGCCGATGAGATTTCCGTTGGAAAGAACCGCCCTGGAACCGATGAAATCTTCACCAATCAATACTCCCCGACACACATTATCTTTTATCACAATTTTTTCTACTTTCGACCGCAAACGAATATCAACATTGTTATTTAGAAGTTCGTCCTGCATCATCTTGACCACAAGATCAGTCCCGCCTTCAAAAGTATAAACACCTTTGCTCATAAAATTGGAAAAGACAATCCCATAGGTGATAGCCGGGTCCTCCATAGTCGAACCGTTGGCATAAACAATAGGTTCTATCAGGAAACGATGAACGTCTTTTCTGCCGGGGAAAAAACCCTCCAGCAGTTCGCCGTTGGTCATCTCCTTATTATCGTAATAATTCATATTCATGATGATCTGGAAAAAATTATTAACCTGCTCGGGTGATACTTTAAAATTATTGATGAGCTTGCTTGTGAAATCATCCACCGTAAAATCTGTTTCCAACTGATACATGGGATTTATAAAACGAACCCTTTTAAGTTGAATGATCTTATCGGCTATTGCTTTACTCCAATACTTTCTGCAGGTTTTTATCATTCCCACGGGAAATCCGTGAAGTGAAACATCGAAAATGTGTCTTCCTTTTCGATAAAACCAGGTGGCGAATCCTCCCAGTTTGTCATGGGCTT
Encoded proteins:
- a CDS encoding molybdopterin dinucleotide-binding protein, giving the protein MGEWKKTSCVLCAQNCGLEVEIQDNKIVKVKGDKDNPRSQGYVCVKGINVALHHDHEGRLLYPLKKTAEGFVRISWETAFAEISEKLNSIVAKHGPESYVYMGGGGQGCHMDEAFGSALMKKIGSRYHYNPLGQELTGYFWVCGKMVGRQNRVLFPDETHSDMIVAVGWNGMESHQMPRAPLVLREFSKNPDKLLVVIDPRKSETAQIANIHLALRPGTDALLFKAMIAIILAEGWEKKDYIASHLAGFDRIKEWFINFDIKGALELCEVPYEDVKNLCREMSVRKWCVHTDLGILMNRHSTVVSYLAMILGALCGRLCVPGGNVITGTLIPLGSHTDDDDPKTWRTQVTDIPAVIGFHPPNVLPEEILSDHPKRPRAVINCASNPLRSYADTTAYEKAFAKLDLLVVIELSMTETAALAHYVLPSRSGLESWDTTFFPWTYPEIYSQFRQPVVTPQGERKECGQIYTGIARATGLLPEIPAYLTEAAGQDKDLFDYSLAFLAFMGKNPLKLLIMLAKDDFWSQLEAKGAFESLQIIPFVLAETLGKKYDSANLATLFGVIMSMPNNLRKSAARIGIKAPFFASILLEPEKILRAFTAALRYRSIMPFAALTPQVRFSEKLFQELLSHPEGMWIGKLDIEGNMKEVRTEDKKINLYIPKLEEWLKSIDPQSEKKALVPSPEYPLILNAGRHTKNVANTLMRDAAWLKGKRACTLAINPGDAQALGIADGEQVRIVTEAGVETIEAELSDSTRKGQVLIPHGFGLVQNGKAYGINVNRLTKNSYRDRLLATPLHRYVPCRVEKLS
- a CDS encoding BFD-like (2Fe-2S) protein is translated as MICYCFQYTEMDIRKDVFQNNGQSPLLDRIIAERKQGTCQCDIKNPKGT
- a CDS encoding glycine zipper family protein; this encodes MASKIIKNISYLSIHWSKFFLLAAIFLLSSCYYYPNEQVVTQPAQNQQNITAVTQIYFYPTKGQSTEKQSRDHYACYNWAVEQTGFDPSASSIAPEQRVRVVPMPPPGHDTVIMSIAGAVLGALIGGHHHSGEGALIGAASGAMAGAISDAARAESARQMEEAYQNRDQARDLHKEKMALQFRRAMSACMEARGYTVK
- a CDS encoding enoyl-ACP reductase, translating into MDFLKVSEKTFLVTGVANKKSVAFFVAKGLIDNGAEVIFSVQNEENRLKAQKLFPDSTILICNVESGESIRQLGEYFKKNNIRLSGFVHSIAFANYSEGIKPFHETKTEDFLQATNISCFSLVAITNALKNSFEEEASIVTISISNTRATAYGYMGPIKAALDATVAFLAKSLSEISKVRVNAVCAGPLKTSASAGIPGYVNNYLFAEQLTLRKAALKTEEVANTLIFLLSPVSSGINATGIVVDAGMSCNYFDQQIVNMATR
- a CDS encoding beta-hydroxyacyl-ACP dehydratase, whose product is MEMEDVLAAIPQRPPFLFVDKIISKEGNSITTQRILREDEFYFQGHFPGNPIMPGVLLCEACFQTGAILMGASNLPGLGVVTRIKDTKFKNFARPGDTLTITVTLDDKIDNAFYMSGTIRIDDKLILKIIFQAALLPPEN
- a CDS encoding beta-ketoacyl-ACP reductase, with translation MFDFSNQRVIVTGGTRGIGAGISLAFLQAGATVISTYSSNDAAASEFKNKNEQYASRIDIQKYDVSSSKEVKVFFKYLDEKYPSLEVLVNNSGIRQDAIAALMSDEQWKNVLDINLTGTFYMSREIISRFMTNRFGRIINISSLGGDIGFQGQANYAASKAGQLALTKSLSKEVAKKGITVNCVAPGFIDTELIGDLPEEQRKEYLKMIPQKRFGSVEDVAHAVLFLASRQASYITGTSINVAGGL
- a CDS encoding phytoene dehydrogenase; amino-acid sequence: MLLNKNDKITQNYDVIIIGGGLGGMTAANKLAKNGRKVLLLEAHDKLGGFATWFYRKGRHIFDVSLHGFPVGMIKTCRKYWSKAIADKIIQLKRVRFINPMYQLETDFTVDDFTSKLINNFKVSPEQVNNFFQIIMNMNYYDNKEMTNGELLEGFFPGRKDVHRFLIEPIVYANGSTMEDPAITYGIVFSNFMSKGVYTFEGGTDLVVKMMQDELLNNNVDIRLRSKVEKIVIKDNVCRGVLIGEDFIGSRAVLSNGNLIGTIFNLVGAENFTPSFMEKVKKVRLNTSSCQVYMGIKEGEALDDIGDLIFYSEAKEFQTDELLSMDTTSRTFSLYYPRLRPQLKNAGYSIVSSTNARYENWVNLSKEEYKAKKEELIKATLISLEKVIPGIGKKIDYIESATPLTIKRYTHHEKGSSFGTKHEGLEISMGLDKEIKGLFHTGSVGIIMSGWLGAANYGVIQSYEVESYLESRTGTPT